A region from the Actinoplanes sp. OR16 genome encodes:
- the rsmD gene encoding 16S rRNA (guanine(966)-N(2))-methyltransferase RsmD: MTRIIAGTHGGRRLSAPAGAHTRPTSDRVREAFFSSLETMTDIPEARFADLYAGSGAVALEALSRGASHALLVEADGKVARVIRDNIVALRVGSLARVITGKVLQVLAGEPDGGPYDVVFADPPYAVDADEVQKVQRLLVENGWLAPDAVVVFERSRRSPLSWVDGITEERSRRYGDTTLWYGRRS; this comes from the coding sequence ATGACGAGGATTATCGCGGGCACTCATGGTGGTCGCCGGCTGTCAGCTCCGGCGGGCGCGCACACGAGGCCCACATCGGACCGCGTACGCGAGGCCTTCTTCAGTTCTTTGGAGACCATGACGGATATTCCCGAAGCGCGGTTTGCTGACCTTTATGCCGGATCTGGCGCGGTCGCCCTGGAAGCGTTGTCCCGCGGCGCCTCGCACGCCCTGCTCGTCGAGGCGGACGGCAAGGTCGCGAGGGTCATTCGTGACAACATCGTCGCTCTCCGTGTCGGGTCGCTCGCGCGCGTGATCACCGGCAAGGTGCTCCAGGTGCTCGCCGGCGAACCGGACGGCGGACCGTACGACGTGGTCTTCGCCGATCCGCCGTACGCAGTGGACGCCGACGAGGTGCAGAAGGTGCAGCGGCTGCTCGTCGAGAACGGCTGGCTCGCCCCGGACGCCGTGGTGGTCTTCGAACGGTCCCGGCGCAGCCCACTGAGCTGGGTGGACGGCATAACCGAAGAGCGCTCCCGGCGTTACGGGGACACTACTCTTTGGTACGGTCGCCGATCATGA
- the coaD gene encoding pantetheine-phosphate adenylyltransferase — translation MRRAVCPGSFDPVTNGHLDIIGRASRLFDEVIIGVLINQSKVGLFSIEERLEMLRDSTAEYGNVRVAAFHGLLVDFCRDQGAAVVVKGLRAVSDFDYELQMAQMNIGLSGVETLFMPTNPLYSFLSSSLVKDVVKWGGDASAYLPDPVLERLISRLKQN, via the coding sequence ATGAGACGAGCGGTGTGTCCAGGCTCCTTCGATCCGGTCACCAACGGGCATCTCGACATCATCGGGCGGGCCAGCAGGCTCTTCGACGAAGTCATCATCGGCGTGCTCATCAACCAGTCGAAGGTGGGCCTCTTCAGCATCGAGGAACGGCTCGAGATGCTGCGCGACTCGACGGCCGAGTACGGCAACGTCCGCGTCGCCGCATTCCACGGCCTCCTCGTTGATTTCTGCCGTGATCAGGGTGCCGCTGTCGTGGTCAAGGGCCTGCGCGCGGTCAGCGACTTCGATTACGAGTTGCAGATGGCGCAGATGAACATCGGCCTGTCCGGTGTGGAGACGCTCTTCATGCCGACCAACCCGCTCTACTCGTTCCTCTCGTCGAGCCTGGTCAAAGACGTGGTCAAGTGGGGTGGCGACGCGTCCGCGTACCTGCCCGACCCGGTCCTCGAACGCCTGATCAGCCGCCTCAAGCAGAACTGA